A single window of Rubripirellula lacrimiformis DNA harbors:
- a CDS encoding DUF6655 family protein: MHPNRSLSEMRCWLVRAALYASGMIAISGGMIGCGTTKEYNATQQLVMSDAVDRSISSLDFRPLTGRKVYLDTSYLRQVKGEGFVNAEYVTSAMRQQIVGAGCLIQDASTDAEIIIEARIGTLGLDDHAVTFGIPENNVLSTAAGLVPGAPQVASLPEIALGRREAREAAVKVAAFAYDRETRAAVWQSGVRPANATARDTWVMGIGPFQGGSIRRQTKLAGSGLRFGEQSSTGSPGRFYDRPPVDYTAETRFQEGWPVFNDGGLSADMIGVSPEAAGDDSDVPQIATVSGEEAVDGEAKPAAADGGADASETKPAKPAGKNGGKRMVR, from the coding sequence TTGCACCCAAATCGTTCGCTATCCGAAATGCGTTGTTGGTTGGTGCGTGCTGCGCTATACGCATCGGGAATGATCGCAATCAGCGGCGGAATGATCGGCTGCGGAACGACAAAAGAATACAACGCCACCCAGCAATTGGTGATGAGCGATGCGGTGGACCGGAGCATTTCATCGTTGGATTTTCGTCCGCTGACCGGACGAAAGGTCTATTTGGACACCAGCTATCTTCGCCAGGTGAAGGGCGAAGGGTTCGTCAATGCCGAGTACGTGACCAGCGCTATGCGGCAACAGATCGTTGGCGCGGGATGTCTGATCCAAGATGCCAGCACCGATGCCGAAATCATCATCGAAGCTCGGATTGGGACACTGGGTTTGGACGACCACGCGGTCACCTTTGGGATCCCCGAAAATAACGTTTTATCCACGGCAGCCGGGTTGGTGCCCGGCGCACCGCAGGTGGCATCGTTGCCTGAGATTGCCCTGGGCCGACGTGAAGCCCGCGAAGCGGCGGTGAAAGTGGCAGCGTTTGCCTACGATCGCGAGACTCGTGCGGCGGTTTGGCAATCCGGCGTGCGTCCGGCCAATGCAACGGCACGCGATACCTGGGTGATGGGGATTGGTCCGTTTCAGGGCGGGTCGATTCGGCGACAAACAAAATTGGCCGGCAGCGGATTGCGTTTTGGCGAGCAAAGTTCGACGGGATCCCCCGGCCGCTTCTACGATCGGCCCCCGGTCGACTACACTGCAGAGACTCGCTTCCAGGAGGGTTGGCCCGTGTTCAACGATGGTGGTTTGAGTGCCGACATGATTGGGGTTTCCCCGGAAGCGGCTGGCGACGACTCGGATGTTCCCCAAATTGCGACGGTTTCCGGCGAGGAAGCGGTTGATGGGGAAGCTAAGCCGGCTGCTGCAGATGGCGGGGCGGATGCAAGCGAAACCAAGCCTGCGAAACCGGCCGGGAAAAACGGTGGCAAGCGGATGGTGCGTTAG
- a CDS encoding prolipoprotein diacylglyceryl transferase, with amino-acid sequence MIGSSSWRWIALVACVFGLAAVVDRASAASVPIQNVSSDDSDSDTTPTESAPVEAKGDQPAPDQSAPDGPQPDGPETDGPAPDGPEPDGPETDGPAPDGPEPDGPGTDKDEPATSAAEGELPAAANRPAQILLVVGASGTEEYEKLFSVWSQNWERVAKVSQADLTVIGGATGVVSSLLQSASELNDRDRVQQFLAKQVDATTEPLWIVIIGHGTFARDVAKFNLVGPDFSARELASWLDPIERPLVIVNTSSSSAPFINRLSKPGRVIVTATKSGSEMNFARFGEFFSSAFLSLDSDLDHDDEVSVHEAFLNASGMVRKFYESESRIATEHALIDDNGDGKGTLATMFRGVRPDKDQVDVRQIDGQRGMRITLSPNPNGLKWLPDELKQRDQIELELDKLREQKNQLSEDEYFSAIEPLMVRLARLYHDVESRATDNSP; translated from the coding sequence ATGATCGGAAGTTCTTCCTGGCGATGGATCGCGCTGGTCGCGTGCGTGTTCGGATTGGCTGCCGTGGTGGATCGTGCCAGTGCGGCGTCGGTGCCTATCCAAAACGTTTCCTCGGACGATTCCGATTCGGATACGACGCCGACGGAGTCTGCGCCGGTGGAGGCAAAGGGCGATCAACCAGCACCAGATCAATCAGCACCAGACGGACCGCAGCCAGACGGACCGGAGACGGACGGACCAGCACCAGACGGACCAGAGCCAGACGGACCGGAGACGGACGGACCAGCACCAGACGGACCAGAGCCAGACGGACCAGGGACGGACAAAGACGAACCAGCAACGAGCGCGGCCGAGGGTGAACTTCCCGCCGCCGCGAACCGTCCAGCACAGATTTTGTTGGTGGTGGGCGCCTCCGGTACGGAAGAATACGAAAAGCTTTTTTCTGTTTGGTCCCAGAACTGGGAACGGGTGGCGAAAGTTTCTCAGGCAGACCTGACCGTGATTGGCGGGGCGACCGGCGTTGTTTCATCGCTTTTGCAATCGGCGTCCGAGCTGAACGATCGGGATCGTGTCCAGCAGTTCTTAGCAAAGCAGGTGGATGCAACGACCGAACCGTTGTGGATTGTGATCATCGGGCACGGGACGTTCGCACGCGACGTCGCAAAGTTCAATCTGGTGGGCCCCGATTTTTCAGCGCGAGAACTTGCGTCGTGGTTGGATCCGATCGAACGTCCGTTGGTGATCGTCAACACATCTTCGTCCAGTGCGCCGTTCATCAATCGATTGTCCAAACCGGGGCGTGTGATTGTGACGGCCACCAAAAGCGGCAGCGAAATGAACTTTGCTCGTTTTGGCGAGTTTTTCTCCAGTGCTTTCCTGTCATTGGATTCTGACTTGGATCATGACGACGAGGTTTCCGTTCATGAAGCGTTTCTGAATGCCAGCGGAATGGTTCGGAAGTTTTACGAGTCCGAGTCTCGGATCGCGACCGAACATGCGTTGATCGATGACAACGGAGACGGCAAGGGAACTCTTGCGACGATGTTCCGTGGCGTTCGTCCGGACAAAGACCAGGTCGATGTGCGTCAGATCGACGGTCAACGGGGGATGCGGATCACCCTGTCCCCCAATCCGAACGGATTGAAGTGGTTGCCGGATGAACTGAAACAGCGGGATCAGATCGAATTGGAATTAGATAAGCTTCGCGAGCAAAAAAATCAGCTCAGCGAAGACGAATACTTTTCCGCAATCGAGCCGCTGATGGTCCGGTTAGCACGCTTGTATCACGACGTCGAATCTCGCGCGACCGACAACAGCCCGTGA
- a CDS encoding SAM-dependent methyltransferase: MTDNRYRLIDFGEGRKLESVGGYLIDRPSPAASWSKRQSPENWQRADAHFDADRRKWTYHNPWPTDQLVDCDGFQMPFVSTPFGHIGVFPEQFDNWRWLCKPVITEPSEDPSSVPTKPAALNLFGYTGASTMVLIKAGYQVAHVDAAKPNVQAVRGVATSNGWPDPPIRYLIDDAAKFAAREVRRRRMYHTIVMDPPAYGHGPNGRAWRLDRDIWPLLDDCLRLVDPKRFRMLISGHSPEVDHSDIVTYLAQSDLIDTTGLRIDTGRSQLIDEGGRSLDAGFYVRIETIDA, encoded by the coding sequence GTGACCGATAACCGTTACCGCCTGATCGATTTTGGCGAAGGGCGAAAACTGGAATCCGTTGGCGGCTATTTGATCGATCGGCCAAGCCCAGCAGCATCGTGGTCCAAGCGGCAGTCGCCTGAAAATTGGCAGCGCGCCGACGCACACTTTGACGCCGATCGCAGGAAATGGACCTATCACAACCCATGGCCGACCGACCAGTTGGTCGATTGCGATGGGTTCCAAATGCCGTTTGTTTCCACGCCATTTGGCCACATTGGGGTGTTCCCCGAACAGTTCGACAATTGGCGTTGGCTCTGCAAACCCGTCATCACTGAACCATCCGAAGACCCCAGTTCGGTACCGACGAAGCCGGCCGCCTTGAATTTGTTCGGGTATACCGGGGCCAGCACGATGGTCTTGATCAAAGCTGGTTATCAAGTCGCCCACGTCGATGCTGCCAAGCCCAACGTCCAGGCGGTGCGCGGCGTCGCCACCAGCAACGGTTGGCCCGATCCGCCGATTCGGTATTTGATTGATGATGCGGCGAAGTTCGCTGCGCGTGAAGTTCGTCGTCGTCGGATGTATCATACGATCGTGATGGACCCGCCCGCCTATGGTCATGGGCCAAATGGACGGGCGTGGCGATTGGATCGCGATATCTGGCCGTTGCTAGATGACTGTCTTCGATTGGTCGATCCCAAGCGTTTTCGCATGCTGATATCGGGACATTCACCCGAAGTGGATCATTCCGATATCGTGACCTACTTGGCCCAAAGCGACTTGATCGACACGACCGGTTTGCGGATCGATACCGGACGATCACAATTGATCGACGAGGGTGGCCGCAGCTTGGATGCCGGATTTTACGTCCGAATCGAAACGATCGACGCGTAG